One Cuculus canorus isolate bCucCan1 chromosome 2, bCucCan1.pri, whole genome shotgun sequence genomic region harbors:
- the LOC128851339 gene encoding uncharacterized protein LOC128851339 isoform X3 produces MGEHAQWTKNAVDMDKASTRIQEQSNTFWEPAGKRIGIMDNAGESSAAFLGAPVEDGPLEHDCVEVIEHTHATRADLKDTPLEQPDQELFTDGSSHVENGTRYAGYAVTTQKGVIKAEALPVGTSAQRAEIVALTRALELSRDQRVNIWTDSKYAFGVVHIHGALWKEQGLLSSQGTNIKYQKEILNLITAVQLPKQVAIMHCKAHQGGDSKIAEGNTLADRTAQQIARQVSNMMALIPTKAPTGRIEM; encoded by the coding sequence atgggagaacACGCACAATGGacgaaaaatgcagttgacatggacaaggcttccacaaggattcaagaacagtccaacactttttgggaaccagctggcaaaagaattggaatcatggacaatgcaggagaaagttCAGCAGCCTTCTTAGGAGCACCTGTGGAAGATGGCCCTTTGGAACATGATTGTGTGGAAGTTATCGAACACACTCATGCAACAAGGGCTGACCTGAAGGACACCccacttgaacagcctgatcaagaactttttacagatggaagtagtCATGTAGAAAACGGGACACGATATGCCGGGTATGCGGTAACCACACAAAAAGgggtaataaaagcagaggctcttcctGTAGGAACTTCAGCACAGCGAGCAGAAATAGTAGCTCTCACGAGAGCCTTGGAATTGAGCAGGGATCAGCGAGTAAATATATGGACagactcaaaatatgcatttggagtgGTTCATATACATGGAGCACTATGGAAAGAACAAGGACTCCTATCTTCGCAAGGTACGaacataaaataccaaaaagaaattctgaatttgataactgctgtacagttacccaaacaggtggcgatcatgcactgtaaagcacatcaaggaggagattccaaaatagctgaaggaaaCACGTTAGCGGACCGGACAGCTCAACAGATTGCACGACAGGTATCAAATATGATGGCCTTAATACCCACGAAG